A DNA window from Vigna angularis cultivar LongXiaoDou No.4 chromosome 1, ASM1680809v1, whole genome shotgun sequence contains the following coding sequences:
- the LOC108332494 gene encoding uncharacterized protein LOC108332494 isoform X2 yields MTNLLIQTEEPSESQTPLLISIQHQQQAEQNGDTNTNSNNNDNKENDDGDDDHEVEEESEVEESLARLEWFLTLLGFNQHSVLTLVVSWSVFAAVGVAAPLVALSMCKCVECDRYEIQSFEMVIVAFQATLAAVSLICLSHNLRKYGLRRFLFVDRYSGKMHCFHRDYVAQISGSMRLLFLWVLPCFLLKTAREIIRIFYVQHGSWLLSFAILSALIISWTYMSTISLSACILFHLVCSLQVIHFDDYGKLLQRESDVLVFMEEHIRLRYHLSKISHRFRIYLLLEFLVVTASQVVTLLQVTGYGEMLTFINGGDFAVSTLVQVVGIIICLHAATRISHRAQGIVSLASRWHAMLTCTSSDAPQLRSSASAGTLEAANHLNAIHLDYSESDLESMDYAGMFSNTQWTSYVSSHHKRQAFECCMHTAKKQTLDHEISGVAVKYALWPLPQFPATQISSPNSVCTISFEMEG; encoded by the exons ATGACTAATCTGCTAATACAAACAGAAGAACCCTCTGAGAGTCAAACCCCGCTTCTAATTTCAattcaacatcaacaacaaGCAGAGCAAAATGGGGATACTAATACTAACAgcaataataatgataataaggAGAACGATGATGGTGACGATGACCatgaggtggaggaggagagTGAAGTGGAGGAGAGCTTGGCGCGGTTGGAGTGGTTTCTGACGCTGTTAGGGTTCAACCAGCACTCGGTGTTGACTTTGGTGGTTTCGTGGAGCGTGTTTGCGGCGGTTGGAGTGGCGGCGCCACTTGTGGCGCTGTCCATGTGTAAGTGCGTGGAGTGCGATAGGTATGAGATTCAGAGCTTTGAAATGGTGATCGTGGCGTTTCAGGCGACTCTCGCCGCCGTATCCTTGATCTGTCTCTCTCACAACCTCCGCAAGTACGGTCTCCGCAGGTTCCTCTTCGTCGACCGCTACTCCGGAAAGATGCATTGCTTTCACCGCGACTATGTCGCTCAGATTTCG GGATCTATGCGCTTGCTTTTTCTGTGGGTTTTGCCATGTTTCCTTCTGAAGACCGCTCGAGAAATCATTCGCATTTTCTATGTTCAACATGGGTCCTGGTTGCTTTCATTCGCTATTCTATCAGCTTTGATTATATCCTGGACTTATATGAGTACAATTTCTCTGTCAGCCTGCATTTTATTTCACTTGGTCTGCAGTTTGCAAGTGATCCATTTTGATGATTATGGGAAACTCTTGCAAAGGGAAAGTgatgttttagtttttatggAAGAGCACATTCGGTTGCGTTATCATCTCTCCAAAATAAGTCATAGGTTCCGAATCTATCTGCTTCTTGAGTTCTTGGTTGTCACAGCTAGCCAGGTTGTGACGCTTTTGCAGGTCACTGGTTATGGTGAGATGCTTACATTCATTAATGGTGGAGACTTTGCT gTATCCACACTTGTTCAGGTGGTGGGCATCATCATTTGTTTGCATGCCGCAACAAGAATTTCTCATAGAGCTCAAGGCATTGTTTCCCTTGCAAGCAGGTGGCATGCAATGCTAACATGCACATCTTCTGATGCACCACAATTGAGGAGCTCTGCTAGTGCTGGGACATTGGAGGCTGCAAACCATTTGAATGCTATACATTTAGACTATTCTGAAAGTGATCTAGAGTCAATGGATTATGCTGGAATGTTTTCTAATACCCAATGGACTTCTTATGTGTCTTCACATCACAAGAGACAAGCTTTTG AATGTTGCATGCACACAGCAAAGAAGCAGACCCTTGATCATGAGATTTCTGGTGTCGCTGTCAAATATGCCCTTTGGCCTCTTCCCCAATTCCCAGCAACACAAATTTCATCTCCAAATTCT GTGTGCACCATCTCATTTGAAATGGAAGGATGA
- the LOC108326949 gene encoding uncharacterized protein LOC108326949: MPEKTPLVLDKYDGTDDPDNHLRMFGNAMIFYTDSDPIMCRAFSLSLKEEALEWYNTLPPNTVDCFATVENLFRRQYASNRKQEVTPADLINTKQEKGETLKAFMKRYTEIARRVREIDQSFIINNLPSCMRPGYFAEKLYARPPKTMEELQERASEFIRMEEMQLSQRKWQQEADVGGSRKDGKRPFDNNDKNREFPRPFKFHHYTTLDAPREKVLEEALSAELLTPRRKPSPRNVDERKSCRYHQNHGHTTEDCITLKMK, translated from the coding sequence ATGCCAGAAAAGACTCCCCTCGTATTGGATAAGTATGATGGTACGGATGATCCGGATAATCACTTAAGGATGTTCGGTAATGCAATGATATTCTATACAGACAGCGACCCGATCATGTGCAGAGCCTTCTCGTTATCACTTAAGGAAGAGGCATTGGAATGGTATAACACTCTTCCTCCCAACACAGTGGATTGTTTCGCTACGGTGGAAAACCTCTTTAGGAGACAATACGCATCCAATCGGAAACAGGAGGTGACACCGGCGGATTTAATAAATACTAAGCAGGAGAAaggagaaactttgaaggcTTTTATGAAGAGGTATACTGAAATTGCACGACGGGTTAGAGAGATAGATCAatcttttattatcaataatttacCTTCGTGTATGAGGCCAGGATATTTTGCAGAAAAATTGTATGCACGACCGCCAAAAACTATGGAGGAGCTCCAAGAGCGAGCATCTGAGTTCATCCGTATGGAGGAAATGCAATTGTCGCAAAGGAAATGGCAGCAAGAGGCTGATGTGGGTGGAAGTAGAAAGGACGGCAAACGACCGTTCGACAATAACGATAAGAATAGGGAGTTTCCCCGGCCATTCAAGTTTCACCATTATACAACCCTCGATGCACCTAGGGAAAAAGTTCTCGAAGAAGCCCTTAGCGCAGAACTTCTCACACCCCGGAGGAAACCATCTCCAAGAAACGTGGATGAAAGGAAGAGTTGTCGGTACCATCAAAACCATGGACATACTACAGAAGACTGCATCacgttaaaaatgaaatag
- the LOC108332494 gene encoding uncharacterized protein LOC108332494 isoform X1 produces the protein MTNLLIQTEEPSESQTPLLISIQHQQQAEQNGDTNTNSNNNDNKENDDGDDDHEVEEESEVEESLARLEWFLTLLGFNQHSVLTLVVSWSVFAAVGVAAPLVALSMCKCVECDRYEIQSFEMVIVAFQATLAAVSLICLSHNLRKYGLRRFLFVDRYSGKMHCFHRDYVAQISGSMRLLFLWVLPCFLLKTAREIIRIFYVQHGSWLLSFAILSALIISWTYMSTISLSACILFHLVCSLQVIHFDDYGKLLQRESDVLVFMEEHIRLRYHLSKISHRFRIYLLLEFLVVTASQVVTLLQVTGYGEMLTFINGGDFAVSTLVQVVGIIICLHAATRISHRAQGIVSLASRWHAMLTCTSSDAPQLRSSASAGTLEAANHLNAIHLDYSESDLESMDYAGMFSNTQWTSYVSSHHKRQAFECCMHTAKKQTLDHEISGVAVKYALWPLPQFPATQISSPNSVRDSYSSLTRLFDLVTN, from the exons ATGACTAATCTGCTAATACAAACAGAAGAACCCTCTGAGAGTCAAACCCCGCTTCTAATTTCAattcaacatcaacaacaaGCAGAGCAAAATGGGGATACTAATACTAACAgcaataataatgataataaggAGAACGATGATGGTGACGATGACCatgaggtggaggaggagagTGAAGTGGAGGAGAGCTTGGCGCGGTTGGAGTGGTTTCTGACGCTGTTAGGGTTCAACCAGCACTCGGTGTTGACTTTGGTGGTTTCGTGGAGCGTGTTTGCGGCGGTTGGAGTGGCGGCGCCACTTGTGGCGCTGTCCATGTGTAAGTGCGTGGAGTGCGATAGGTATGAGATTCAGAGCTTTGAAATGGTGATCGTGGCGTTTCAGGCGACTCTCGCCGCCGTATCCTTGATCTGTCTCTCTCACAACCTCCGCAAGTACGGTCTCCGCAGGTTCCTCTTCGTCGACCGCTACTCCGGAAAGATGCATTGCTTTCACCGCGACTATGTCGCTCAGATTTCG GGATCTATGCGCTTGCTTTTTCTGTGGGTTTTGCCATGTTTCCTTCTGAAGACCGCTCGAGAAATCATTCGCATTTTCTATGTTCAACATGGGTCCTGGTTGCTTTCATTCGCTATTCTATCAGCTTTGATTATATCCTGGACTTATATGAGTACAATTTCTCTGTCAGCCTGCATTTTATTTCACTTGGTCTGCAGTTTGCAAGTGATCCATTTTGATGATTATGGGAAACTCTTGCAAAGGGAAAGTgatgttttagtttttatggAAGAGCACATTCGGTTGCGTTATCATCTCTCCAAAATAAGTCATAGGTTCCGAATCTATCTGCTTCTTGAGTTCTTGGTTGTCACAGCTAGCCAGGTTGTGACGCTTTTGCAGGTCACTGGTTATGGTGAGATGCTTACATTCATTAATGGTGGAGACTTTGCT gTATCCACACTTGTTCAGGTGGTGGGCATCATCATTTGTTTGCATGCCGCAACAAGAATTTCTCATAGAGCTCAAGGCATTGTTTCCCTTGCAAGCAGGTGGCATGCAATGCTAACATGCACATCTTCTGATGCACCACAATTGAGGAGCTCTGCTAGTGCTGGGACATTGGAGGCTGCAAACCATTTGAATGCTATACATTTAGACTATTCTGAAAGTGATCTAGAGTCAATGGATTATGCTGGAATGTTTTCTAATACCCAATGGACTTCTTATGTGTCTTCACATCACAAGAGACAAGCTTTTG AATGTTGCATGCACACAGCAAAGAAGCAGACCCTTGATCATGAGATTTCTGGTGTCGCTGTCAAATATGCCCTTTGGCCTCTTCCCCAATTCCCAGCAACACAAATTTCATCTCCAAATTCTGTTCGTGATTCTTATTCCTCCCTTACGCGTTTGTTTGATCTTGTAACTAATTAA
- the LOC108332494 gene encoding uncharacterized protein LOC108332494 isoform X4, which produces MTNLLIQTEEPSESQTPLLISIQHQQQAEQNGDTNTNSNNNDNKENDDGDDDHEVEEESEVEESLARLEWFLTLLGFNQHSVLTLVVSWSVFAAVGVAAPLVALSMCKCVECDRYEIQSFEMVIVAFQATLAAVSLICLSHNLRKYGLRRFLFVDRYSGKMHCFHRDYVAQISGSMRLLFLWVLPCFLLKTAREIIRIFYVQHGSWLLSFAILSALIISWTYMSTISLSACILFHLVCSLQVIHFDDYGKLLQRESDVLVFMEEHIRLRYHLSKISHRFRIYLLLEFLVVTASQVVTLLQVTGYGEMLTFINGGDFAVSTLVQVVGIIICLHAATRISHRAQGIVSLASRWHAMLTCTSSDAPQLRSSASAGTLEAANHLNAIHLDYSESDLESMDYAGMFSNTQWTSYVSSHHKRQAFGGFHAYCFLQICSDVFADKSRRNNNIWMDSGSVSSQHDIFP; this is translated from the exons ATGACTAATCTGCTAATACAAACAGAAGAACCCTCTGAGAGTCAAACCCCGCTTCTAATTTCAattcaacatcaacaacaaGCAGAGCAAAATGGGGATACTAATACTAACAgcaataataatgataataaggAGAACGATGATGGTGACGATGACCatgaggtggaggaggagagTGAAGTGGAGGAGAGCTTGGCGCGGTTGGAGTGGTTTCTGACGCTGTTAGGGTTCAACCAGCACTCGGTGTTGACTTTGGTGGTTTCGTGGAGCGTGTTTGCGGCGGTTGGAGTGGCGGCGCCACTTGTGGCGCTGTCCATGTGTAAGTGCGTGGAGTGCGATAGGTATGAGATTCAGAGCTTTGAAATGGTGATCGTGGCGTTTCAGGCGACTCTCGCCGCCGTATCCTTGATCTGTCTCTCTCACAACCTCCGCAAGTACGGTCTCCGCAGGTTCCTCTTCGTCGACCGCTACTCCGGAAAGATGCATTGCTTTCACCGCGACTATGTCGCTCAGATTTCG GGATCTATGCGCTTGCTTTTTCTGTGGGTTTTGCCATGTTTCCTTCTGAAGACCGCTCGAGAAATCATTCGCATTTTCTATGTTCAACATGGGTCCTGGTTGCTTTCATTCGCTATTCTATCAGCTTTGATTATATCCTGGACTTATATGAGTACAATTTCTCTGTCAGCCTGCATTTTATTTCACTTGGTCTGCAGTTTGCAAGTGATCCATTTTGATGATTATGGGAAACTCTTGCAAAGGGAAAGTgatgttttagtttttatggAAGAGCACATTCGGTTGCGTTATCATCTCTCCAAAATAAGTCATAGGTTCCGAATCTATCTGCTTCTTGAGTTCTTGGTTGTCACAGCTAGCCAGGTTGTGACGCTTTTGCAGGTCACTGGTTATGGTGAGATGCTTACATTCATTAATGGTGGAGACTTTGCT gTATCCACACTTGTTCAGGTGGTGGGCATCATCATTTGTTTGCATGCCGCAACAAGAATTTCTCATAGAGCTCAAGGCATTGTTTCCCTTGCAAGCAGGTGGCATGCAATGCTAACATGCACATCTTCTGATGCACCACAATTGAGGAGCTCTGCTAGTGCTGGGACATTGGAGGCTGCAAACCATTTGAATGCTATACATTTAGACTATTCTGAAAGTGATCTAGAGTCAATGGATTATGCTGGAATGTTTTCTAATACCCAATGGACTTCTTATGTGTCTTCACATCACAAGAGACAAGCTTTTG GAGGATTTCATGCTTATTGTTTTCTTCAAATATGCAGTGATGTATTTGCAGACAAATCCAGGAGGAATAACAATATTTGGATGGACAGTGGATCGGTCTCTAGTCAACACGATATTTTTCCTTGA
- the LOC108332494 gene encoding uncharacterized protein LOC108332494 isoform X3 — protein sequence MTNLLIQTEEPSESQTPLLISIQHQQQAEQNGDTNTNSNNNDNKENDDGDDDHEVEEESEVEESLARLEWFLTLLGFNQHSVLTLVVSWSVFAAVGVAAPLVALSMCKCVECDRYEIQSFEMVIVAFQATLAAVSLICLSHNLRKYGLRRFLFVDRYSGKMHCFHRDYVAQISGSMRLLFLWVLPCFLLKTAREIIRIFYVQHGSWLLSFAILSALIISWTYMSTISLSACILFHLVCSLQVIHFDDYGKLLQRESDVLVFMEEHIRLRYHLSKISHRFRIYLLLEFLVVTASQVVTLLQVTGYGEMLTFINGGDFAVSTLVQVVGIIICLHAATRISHRAQGIVSLASRWHAMLTCTSSDAPQLRSSASAGTLEAANHLNAIHLDYSESDLESMDYAGMFSNTQWTSYVSSHHKRQAFVMYLQTNPGGITIFGWTVDRSLVNTIFFLELSLVTFVLGQTLI from the exons ATGACTAATCTGCTAATACAAACAGAAGAACCCTCTGAGAGTCAAACCCCGCTTCTAATTTCAattcaacatcaacaacaaGCAGAGCAAAATGGGGATACTAATACTAACAgcaataataatgataataaggAGAACGATGATGGTGACGATGACCatgaggtggaggaggagagTGAAGTGGAGGAGAGCTTGGCGCGGTTGGAGTGGTTTCTGACGCTGTTAGGGTTCAACCAGCACTCGGTGTTGACTTTGGTGGTTTCGTGGAGCGTGTTTGCGGCGGTTGGAGTGGCGGCGCCACTTGTGGCGCTGTCCATGTGTAAGTGCGTGGAGTGCGATAGGTATGAGATTCAGAGCTTTGAAATGGTGATCGTGGCGTTTCAGGCGACTCTCGCCGCCGTATCCTTGATCTGTCTCTCTCACAACCTCCGCAAGTACGGTCTCCGCAGGTTCCTCTTCGTCGACCGCTACTCCGGAAAGATGCATTGCTTTCACCGCGACTATGTCGCTCAGATTTCG GGATCTATGCGCTTGCTTTTTCTGTGGGTTTTGCCATGTTTCCTTCTGAAGACCGCTCGAGAAATCATTCGCATTTTCTATGTTCAACATGGGTCCTGGTTGCTTTCATTCGCTATTCTATCAGCTTTGATTATATCCTGGACTTATATGAGTACAATTTCTCTGTCAGCCTGCATTTTATTTCACTTGGTCTGCAGTTTGCAAGTGATCCATTTTGATGATTATGGGAAACTCTTGCAAAGGGAAAGTgatgttttagtttttatggAAGAGCACATTCGGTTGCGTTATCATCTCTCCAAAATAAGTCATAGGTTCCGAATCTATCTGCTTCTTGAGTTCTTGGTTGTCACAGCTAGCCAGGTTGTGACGCTTTTGCAGGTCACTGGTTATGGTGAGATGCTTACATTCATTAATGGTGGAGACTTTGCT gTATCCACACTTGTTCAGGTGGTGGGCATCATCATTTGTTTGCATGCCGCAACAAGAATTTCTCATAGAGCTCAAGGCATTGTTTCCCTTGCAAGCAGGTGGCATGCAATGCTAACATGCACATCTTCTGATGCACCACAATTGAGGAGCTCTGCTAGTGCTGGGACATTGGAGGCTGCAAACCATTTGAATGCTATACATTTAGACTATTCTGAAAGTGATCTAGAGTCAATGGATTATGCTGGAATGTTTTCTAATACCCAATGGACTTCTTATGTGTCTTCACATCACAAGAGACAAGCTTTTG TGATGTATTTGCAGACAAATCCAGGAGGAATAACAATATTTGGATGGACAGTGGATCGGTCTCTAGTCAACACGATATTTTTCCTTGAATTAAGTCTGGTTACCTTTGTTCTTGGTCAGACGCTAATCTAA